The following proteins come from a genomic window of Dreissena polymorpha isolate Duluth1 chromosome 1, UMN_Dpol_1.0, whole genome shotgun sequence:
- the LOC127839603 gene encoding molybdate-anion transporter-like, with protein sequence MMVIVYGCFFACGLACIVLQIIAQRTRTDPSIGNNPQFLKFQRSYFAVYLLAMFADWLQGPYLYKLYSYYNFEEDQIAILYVFGFASTVIIGMWAPLAADQFGRKKLCLSFTVLYSLSCFLKLSRSYGILIIGRIIGGVATSVLFSAFEAWYVHEHIETFDFPKEWISVTFSKASTWNGFLAVTAGLVTNIFAEWFDLGPVAPYMLAVPFLIFAGILVSTHWSENYSGSKVKFKRACVDGWKGILSKEIIFMVGVIEALFESVIYIVIFLWTPVLQPLRPSLGIVFSSFMVCILSGQAVYQILSSRRFDTSNLLISACGIALASNVFLVLSTNPVNRKDLNCETSYVAFLLFEFAVGIYFPAMGNLRSKIIPEQHRWSITNWFRVPINLIACVVLMLLHEDEFRHGNRMIFVICTGLLMLAVLCGVRFKKLAEKDESVQEERTLMTSEHIHNIF encoded by the coding sequence ATGATGGTCATTGTCTATGGCTGCTTCTTTGCCTGTGGCCTGGCCTGCATTGTTCTTCAAATAATTGCACAACGCACAAGGACAGACCCATCTATTGGCAACAACCCTCAGTTTCTGAAGTTCCAGCGCAGTTATTTTGCCGTGTATCTGTTGGCAATGTTTGCCGACTGGCTTCAAGGGCCGTACTTGTACAAGCTGTACTCCTACTATAACTTTGAGGAGGATCAAATAGCTATTCTCTATGTGTTTGGATTCGCTTCTACAGTTATTATTGGCATGTGGGCTCCTCTGGCAGCAGATCAATTCGGGCGGAAAAAGTTGTGTTTGTCATTCACTGTCTTGTACTCATTATCATGCTTTTTAAAACTTTCAAGAAGTTATGGGATTCTTATTATTGGGAGAATAATAGGTGGTGTTGCCACCTCAGTGCTATTTTCAGCTTTTGAAGCCTGGTATGTTCATGAACATATTGAAACGTTTGACTTCCCAAAAGAATGGATCAGTGTGACTTTTTCAAAAGCATCAACTTGGAATGGATTTTTGGCAGTGACTGCTGGACTTGTCACAAATATATTTGCAGAATGGTTTGATTTGGGTCCAGTCGCCCCATATATGCTTGCAGTTCCGTTCCTTATATTTGCTGGCATCCTCGTGTCAACACACTGGAGTGAAAACTACAGCGGAAGTAAAGTGAAATTCAAGAGAGCCTGCGTAGATGGTTGGAAGGGTATTTTGTCAAAAGAAATCATCTTTATGGTTGGTGTGATAGAGGCCTTATTTGAGAGTGTTATATACATTGTGATATTCCTGTGGACCCCTGTTCTCCAACCCTTAAGACCATCCCTTGGAATTGTATTCTCAAGCTTCATGGTGTGTATTCTATCTGGTCAAGCAGTATACCAGATATTGTCAAGCAGACGTTTTGATACTTCAAATTTACTGATCAGTGCCTGTGGTATAGCTCTTGCATCAAATGTGTTCTTGGTATTATCAACAAACCCTGTGAACAGAAAGGACCTCAACTGCGAGACGTCGTATGTCGCGTTCCTTTTATTCGAATTTGCAGTTGGAATATATTTCCCAGCAATGGGCAATCTGAGAAGTAAAATAATTCCAGAGCAGCACCGATGGAGCATTACAAACTGGTTTCGAGTGCCCATCAATTTGATAGCATGCGTTGTTCTTATGCTACTCCATGAGGACGAATTCAGACACGGGAATCGAATGATTTTTGTGATATGCACCGGACTGTTAATGTTGGCTGTTCTCTGCGGTGTAAGGTTTAAAAAGCTGGCAGAAAAAGATGAAAGTGTGCAGGAAGAGAGGACGCTTATGACAAGTGAACACATTCACAATATTTTTTGA